The Streptomyces albofaciens JCM 4342 genome has a segment encoding these proteins:
- the afsQ1 gene encoding two-component system response regulator AfsQ1, which yields MPFLLLIEDDDAIRTALELSLSRQGHRVVTAATGEDGLKLLREQRPDLIVLDVMLPGIDGFEVCRRIRRTDQLPIILLTARNDDIDVVVGLESGADDYVVKPVQGRVLDARIRAVLRRGERESNDAATFGSLVIDRSAMTVTKNGEDLQLTPTELRLLLELSRRPGQALSRQQLLRLVWEHDYLGDSRLVDACVQRLRAKVEDVPSSPTLIRTVRGVGYRLDTPQ from the coding sequence GTGCCTTTCCTGTTGCTGATCGAGGACGACGACGCCATCCGCACGGCCCTCGAACTCTCCCTGTCGCGCCAGGGTCACCGTGTGGTGACCGCGGCGACGGGCGAGGACGGCCTGAAGCTGCTGCGCGAGCAGCGCCCGGACCTGATCGTGCTGGACGTGATGCTGCCGGGCATCGACGGTTTCGAGGTGTGCCGGCGGATCAGGCGGACGGACCAGCTGCCCATCATCCTGCTGACCGCGCGCAACGACGACATCGACGTGGTGGTCGGGCTGGAGTCGGGCGCGGACGACTACGTGGTCAAGCCGGTGCAGGGCAGGGTGCTGGACGCCCGTATCCGGGCCGTGCTGCGGCGCGGGGAGCGCGAGTCCAACGACGCGGCGACGTTCGGCTCGCTGGTCATCGACCGCTCGGCGATGACGGTCACCAAGAACGGCGAGGACCTGCAACTGACACCCACCGAGCTGCGGTTGCTGCTGGAGCTCAGCCGCCGCCCCGGCCAGGCGCTGTCCCGGCAGCAGCTGCTGCGCCTGGTGTGGGAGCACGACTACCTGGGTGACTCGCGGCTGGTGGACGCGTGTGTGCAGCGCCTGCGCGCGAAGGTGGAGGACGTACCGTCCTCGCCGACCTTGATCCGTACGGTCCGCGGCGTCGGCTACCGGCTGGACACCCCGCAGTGA
- a CDS encoding VanZ family protein, with the protein MRAAGAVLLVAHLLIVGWLTLRPRTVPWVPAANFRPLATIRAELAHGPWEAVQSLGGAMLLLAPLGILLPMAAGRLNVSPLGSLTRTVFTGAMVSLAIELFQAGVPGRVPDVDMVLLNTTGVALAHLLVVPGVRSRLRRREELPARPAPTRTRVGIAPQADALSGSRTYL; encoded by the coding sequence ATGCGCGCCGCGGGAGCCGTCCTCCTGGTGGCGCATCTGCTGATCGTCGGCTGGCTGACGCTGCGCCCCCGTACGGTCCCCTGGGTGCCCGCCGCCAACTTCCGGCCGCTGGCGACGATCCGTGCCGAGCTGGCGCACGGCCCGTGGGAGGCCGTGCAGAGCCTCGGGGGCGCGATGCTGCTGCTGGCGCCGCTGGGCATCCTGCTGCCGATGGCAGCCGGGCGCCTGAACGTTTCTCCGCTGGGTTCGCTGACCCGTACGGTCTTCACCGGCGCGATGGTCTCGCTGGCCATCGAGCTGTTCCAGGCCGGGGTGCCCGGCCGGGTGCCGGACGTGGACATGGTGCTGCTGAACACCACCGGGGTAGCACTCGCGCACCTGCTGGTCGTACCAGGGGTCCGGTCCCGGCTACGCCGCAGGGAGGAGCTCCCCGCCCGCCCGGCCCCCACCAGGACCAGGGTCGGTATCGCACCGCAGGCCGACGCCCTGTCGGGTTCCCGGACCTACCTTTGA
- a CDS encoding PspC domain-containing protein translates to MAAALVRPRNNRMIAGVCAGLAQRFGTTPATMRVIFLLSCLLPGPQFLLYLGLWLFIPSEKNAKRTAW, encoded by the coding sequence ATGGCCGCCGCACTGGTCCGCCCCCGCAACAACAGGATGATCGCCGGAGTGTGCGCGGGCCTGGCGCAGCGCTTCGGCACCACCCCCGCGACGATGCGAGTGATCTTCCTGCTCTCGTGTCTGCTGCCCGGCCCGCAGTTCCTGCTCTACCTGGGCCTGTGGCTGTTCATCCCCTCGGAGAAGAACGCGAAGCGCACCGCCTGGTGA
- a CDS encoding adenosine deaminase has protein sequence MTSETTNLPTGDQIRRAPKVLLHDHLDGGLRPATIVDLAREVGYDGLPETDPEKLGVWFREAADSGSLERYLETFAHTCAVMQTRDALKRVAAECAEDLAADGVVYAEVRYAPEQHLEKGLSLEEVVEAVNEGFREGERRARAAGHRIRVGALLTAMRHAARALEIAELANRYRDLGVAGFDIAGAEAGFPPTRHLDAFEYLKRENNHFTIHAGEAFGLPSIWQALQWCGADRLGHGVRIADDIEVAEDGSVKLGRLASYVRDKRIPLEMCPTSNLQTGAATSYAEHPIGLLRRLQFRLTVNTDNRLMGGTSMSREFEHLVETFRYTLDDMQWFTVNAMKSAFIPFDERLAMINDVIKPGYAELRSEWLFQQVDAVPAVISEYRSE, from the coding sequence ATGACGAGCGAGACCACCAACCTTCCTACGGGCGACCAGATCCGCCGCGCGCCCAAGGTGCTGCTGCACGACCACCTGGACGGCGGCCTGCGCCCCGCCACCATCGTCGACCTGGCCCGCGAAGTGGGCTACGACGGTCTGCCCGAGACCGACCCGGAGAAGCTGGGCGTCTGGTTCCGCGAGGCGGCCGACTCCGGCTCGCTGGAGCGCTACCTGGAGACCTTCGCGCACACCTGTGCCGTCATGCAGACCCGCGACGCCCTCAAGCGGGTGGCGGCCGAGTGCGCCGAGGACCTGGCCGCCGACGGCGTCGTGTACGCCGAGGTGCGGTACGCGCCCGAGCAGCACCTGGAGAAGGGCCTGAGCCTCGAAGAGGTCGTCGAGGCGGTCAACGAGGGCTTCCGCGAGGGCGAACGGCGGGCCCGCGCGGCCGGCCACCGCATCCGCGTCGGCGCGCTGCTGACCGCCATGCGGCACGCGGCCCGTGCGCTGGAGATCGCCGAACTGGCCAACCGCTACCGCGACCTGGGCGTCGCCGGCTTCGACATCGCGGGCGCCGAGGCGGGCTTCCCGCCCACCCGCCACCTCGACGCGTTCGAGTACCTCAAGCGGGAGAACAACCACTTCACCATCCACGCGGGCGAGGCGTTCGGCCTGCCGTCGATCTGGCAGGCGCTCCAGTGGTGCGGCGCCGACCGCCTCGGCCACGGCGTGCGCATCGCCGACGACATCGAGGTGGCCGAGGACGGCTCGGTGAAGCTGGGCCGGCTGGCCTCCTACGTACGGGACAAGCGCATCCCGCTGGAGATGTGCCCCACCTCCAACCTCCAGACCGGCGCCGCCACCTCGTACGCGGAGCACCCGATCGGCCTGCTGCGCCGGCTGCAGTTCCGCCTGACGGTCAACACCGACAACCGCCTGATGGGCGGCACCAGCATGTCCCGGGAATTCGAGCACCTGGTGGAGACATTTCGATACACGCTCGACGACATGCAGTGGTTCACCGTCAATGCGATGAAGAGCGCGTTCATTCCTTTCGATGAAAGGCTGGCGATGATCAACGATGTCATCAAGCCGGGTTACGCGGAACTGCGCTCCGAATGGCTGTTCCAGCAGGTGGACGCGGTACCCGCGGTGATCAGCGAGTATCGCTCCGAGTAA
- a CDS encoding alpha/beta hydrolase translates to MAQQALPVRGARLGKPLGAAGAGRAVCGVALLLPEGCPTGTRRPSPLSTLATRPLAARLARAGRRDGLVAHVVHYRCRGWNGPAAHPAADAAWALEEVVRRYGDVPVCLAGTGMGARAALHAAGHPAVQSVLALAPWIPDLGPEESDSVPVKQLAGRQVLLVHGTNDERTDPELSYRYAERAKKINRDVCRFEVHSDGHSLHQHRSEVLALAADFMLGSLFAHGYARPVADALAAPPPLGLRMPLAAGFGESLKH, encoded by the coding sequence ATGGCTCAGCAAGCGTTGCCGGTGCGCGGTGCCCGGCTGGGAAAACCGCTGGGAGCGGCCGGAGCGGGACGGGCGGTGTGCGGCGTCGCGCTGTTACTGCCCGAGGGCTGCCCGACGGGCACCCGGCGGCCCTCCCCCCTGTCCACCTTGGCCACCCGTCCGCTGGCCGCCCGGCTGGCCCGCGCGGGGCGGCGCGACGGCCTGGTGGCGCACGTCGTGCACTACCGCTGCCGCGGCTGGAACGGCCCGGCGGCCCATCCCGCGGCGGACGCCGCGTGGGCGCTGGAGGAGGTGGTGCGGCGGTACGGCGACGTCCCGGTCTGCCTGGCCGGTACGGGCATGGGCGCGCGCGCCGCACTGCACGCCGCGGGCCACCCGGCCGTCCAGTCCGTACTGGCGCTGGCCCCGTGGATTCCCGACCTCGGCCCGGAGGAGAGCGACTCCGTACCGGTGAAACAGCTCGCCGGGCGGCAGGTGCTGCTCGTCCACGGGACGAACGACGAGCGCACCGACCCGGAGCTGTCCTACCGCTACGCAGAGCGCGCGAAGAAGATCAACCGCGATGTCTGCCGCTTCGAGGTCCACTCGGACGGCCACTCCCTGCACCAGCACCGCTCCGAAGTCCTGGCGCTGGCCGCCGACTTCATGCTGGGTTCGCTGTTCGCCCACGGCTACGCCCGGCCGGTGGCGGACGCGCTGGCGGCACCGCCGCCGCTGGGACTGCGGATGCCGCTGGCGGCGGGCTTCGGGGAATCGCTCAAGCACTGA
- a CDS encoding VOC family protein — protein sequence MPNTLDHVIVHCHDQKATAAFLSDLMDGPAPTDWGPFTQVQTANGVGIDFLDSAVEPGAINGSHVAFLVTDEEFDAIFDRIRKQGLRYWADPFHQREGEINHRWGGRGVYVLDPGGTVAIEFMTVRYGDPADAGEE from the coding sequence ATGCCGAACACGCTCGACCACGTGATCGTCCACTGCCACGACCAGAAGGCCACCGCCGCCTTCCTCAGCGACCTCATGGACGGCCCCGCGCCCACCGACTGGGGCCCGTTCACCCAGGTACAGACCGCCAACGGGGTCGGCATCGACTTCCTCGACAGCGCGGTGGAGCCGGGCGCGATCAACGGCAGCCATGTCGCGTTCCTGGTCACCGACGAGGAGTTCGACGCGATCTTCGACCGCATCCGGAAGCAGGGGCTGCGCTACTGGGCCGACCCGTTCCACCAGCGGGAGGGCGAGATCAACCACCGCTGGGGCGGCCGGGGCGTCTACGTCCTCGACCCGGGCGGCACGGTCGCCATCGAGTTCATGACCGTGCGGTACGGCGATCCGGCGGACGCGGGCGAGGAGTGA
- a CDS encoding LysR family transcriptional regulator has product MAHNSSSGQPLSQARNRKDIRRTPEPAETAALGVGSWALALTPRLAQFAAVARHEHVTRAAHELGMPQSTLSRAIVRLEDDLGVALFARHGRTLSLTPAGRAFLASTERALLDVERATESVRADTDPTAGKVAFGFLHTMGSETVPGLLRTFRADHPRVRFQLVQNYGEAMIERLRAGDLDLCLTSPVPDYPDLVARRLDEQKLRLVVPDDHPLAARKRIRLAEAAGELFVTLEPGYGLRRITDALCAEAGFTPKVAFEGEEAETLRGLVAAGLGVALLPPPAVPRPGVAELTVTAPRAVREIGVAWMDGHPDTPPVAAFKKFLLGRRGQLIPR; this is encoded by the coding sequence GTGGCACATAACAGCAGCTCAGGCCAGCCTCTGTCGCAAGCCCGCAACAGAAAAGACATACGGAGAACGCCGGAACCGGCGGAGACCGCCGCTCTCGGTGTCGGCTCCTGGGCGCTGGCCCTGACACCCCGGCTCGCACAGTTCGCCGCCGTCGCGCGCCACGAGCACGTCACGCGCGCCGCCCACGAGCTGGGCATGCCGCAGTCCACCCTCAGCCGCGCCATCGTCCGCCTGGAGGACGACCTCGGGGTGGCGCTCTTCGCCCGGCACGGCCGGACGCTCTCCCTCACCCCGGCGGGCCGCGCCTTCCTCGCCTCTACCGAGCGCGCGCTGCTGGACGTGGAGCGCGCCACCGAGTCCGTACGGGCCGACACCGACCCCACCGCGGGCAAGGTCGCCTTCGGCTTCCTGCACACGATGGGCTCGGAAACCGTACCGGGCCTGCTGCGCACCTTCCGCGCCGACCACCCGCGGGTGCGCTTCCAGCTCGTCCAGAACTACGGCGAGGCGATGATCGAGCGGCTGCGCGCCGGCGATCTGGACCTGTGCCTGACGTCGCCCGTACCGGACTACCCGGATCTGGTCGCCCGCCGCCTGGACGAGCAGAAGCTGCGGCTGGTGGTGCCGGACGACCACCCGCTGGCCGCCCGCAAGCGCATACGGCTGGCCGAGGCGGCGGGGGAGCTGTTCGTCACCCTGGAGCCGGGCTACGGGCTGCGCCGCATCACCGACGCGCTGTGTGCCGAGGCCGGGTTCACGCCCAAGGTCGCGTTCGAGGGGGAGGAGGCGGAGACGCTGCGCGGCCTGGTCGCGGCCGGGCTGGGCGTGGCGCTGCTGCCGCCGCCCGCCGTGCCGCGCCCGGGCGTCGCCGAGCTGACGGTCACGGCGCCGCGCGCGGTCCGCGAGATCGGGGTGGCCTGGATGGACGGCCACCCCGACACCCCGCCGGTGGCGGCGTTCAAGAAGTTCCTGCTGGGGCGGCGGGGGCAGTTGATTCCCCGGTGA
- a CDS encoding MFS transporter, producing MPPADTGASAAARAGASAQSSPVTSSTPAADAHPAPGPEAAKLHPGGPGYRRMSFALFAAGVATFALLYSTQALLPAISADLAVAPDQASWTVSAATFGLALAVIPLSALSERFGRRTMMTASLSVAALIAMLVPFAPDLGWLVALRAVQGVALAGLPASAMAFLAEEVRAKALVAAIGLFVAGNSIGGMSGRIVTGWVAQAWGWRAALGAVGVLAVICAVTFRLLVPRARHFSPRKVGPRALARTLGGHLSDPLLRRLYGIGALFMTVFGAVYTVIGYRLVGEPFNLPQGIVGSIFLVYLVGTVSSAAAGRLVGRVGRRGALYLAVGTTAAGLLLTLTASITAVLLGLVLITAGFFAGHAVASSSVSRAAKTARAQASALYQCAYYIGSSVGGALGAAAFHAGGWEATVALGLAAMVGAASITLYATRKAMAERRVPQVRKAA from the coding sequence ATGCCTCCCGCTGATACCGGGGCGTCGGCCGCCGCGCGCGCCGGCGCCTCCGCGCAGTCGTCCCCCGTCACCTCCTCCACGCCCGCCGCCGACGCGCACCCGGCGCCCGGCCCCGAGGCCGCCAAGCTGCACCCGGGCGGCCCCGGCTACCGCCGGATGAGCTTCGCGCTGTTCGCCGCGGGCGTCGCCACCTTCGCGCTCCTGTACTCGACGCAGGCGCTGCTCCCCGCGATCTCCGCCGACCTCGCCGTCGCGCCCGACCAGGCCAGCTGGACCGTGTCGGCCGCGACGTTCGGCCTGGCCCTGGCCGTCATCCCGCTGAGCGCGCTGTCCGAACGCTTCGGCCGCCGCACGATGATGACCGCCTCCCTGTCGGTCGCCGCGCTGATCGCCATGCTGGTCCCGTTCGCCCCCGACCTGGGCTGGCTGGTCGCGCTGCGCGCCGTCCAGGGCGTGGCGCTGGCCGGGCTCCCGGCCTCCGCGATGGCGTTCCTGGCCGAGGAGGTACGGGCCAAGGCGCTGGTCGCCGCGATCGGCCTGTTCGTCGCGGGCAACAGCATCGGCGGCATGTCGGGCCGCATCGTCACCGGCTGGGTGGCCCAGGCGTGGGGCTGGCGCGCGGCGCTCGGCGCGGTCGGCGTGCTGGCCGTGATCTGCGCCGTGACCTTCCGCCTCCTGGTGCCCAGGGCCCGGCACTTCTCGCCCCGCAAGGTCGGCCCGCGCGCCCTGGCCCGTACCCTCGGCGGCCACCTGTCCGACCCGCTGCTGCGCCGCCTCTACGGCATCGGCGCCCTCTTCATGACGGTCTTCGGCGCGGTCTACACGGTCATCGGCTACCGCCTCGTCGGCGAACCCTTCAACCTCCCCCAGGGCATCGTCGGCTCGATCTTCCTGGTCTACCTCGTCGGTACGGTCTCCTCCGCCGCCGCGGGCCGCCTGGTCGGCCGCGTCGGCCGGCGCGGGGCCCTCTACCTCGCGGTCGGCACCACGGCGGCGGGCCTCCTGCTCACCCTCACCGCGTCGATCACCGCGGTCCTGCTGGGCCTGGTCCTGATCACCGCGGGCTTCTTCGCGGGCCACGCGGTGGCGTCGTCCTCGGTGAGCCGCGCCGCGAAGACGGCCCGCGCGCAGGCCTCGGCGCTCTACCAGTGCGCGTACTACATCGGCAGCAGCGTCGGCGGCGCGCTGGGCGCGGCGGCGTTCCACGCGGGCGGCTGGGAGGCCACCGTGGCGCTGGGCCTGGCCGCGATGGTCGGCGCCGCGTCGATCACGCTGTACGCGACGCGGAAGGCGATGGCGGAGCGCCGGGTTCCGCAGGTGCGGAAGGCCGCGTAA
- a CDS encoding Uma2 family endonuclease, protein MSALPADPAPAEYWDELLRFWQEADWPEGSKVEIIDGVIVVSPPPAAPHNRIAEKVHRRLYTVLPEEWGVYQTLGVTHPMRGRLFIPDLVVVPDDVLDRIEGGESVPLTAAELVVEITSPNNASFDRLNKTAAYAEAGVPLYLLIDRFAPPGPTVTLFGEPEDAVYQELQAVKFGEDIHLPEPFGLTIDTSVFPFGP, encoded by the coding sequence ATGAGCGCACTCCCCGCCGACCCCGCTCCGGCGGAGTACTGGGATGAGCTGCTCCGCTTCTGGCAGGAAGCGGACTGGCCCGAGGGCAGCAAGGTGGAGATCATTGATGGAGTCATCGTTGTGTCACCGCCACCGGCTGCCCCTCACAACCGCATCGCCGAAAAGGTGCACCGAAGGCTGTACACGGTGCTGCCCGAAGAATGGGGTGTGTACCAAACGCTCGGAGTCACCCACCCCATGCGTGGGCGGCTGTTCATCCCCGACCTCGTCGTGGTCCCGGACGACGTGCTGGACCGGATCGAAGGAGGCGAGAGCGTCCCGCTCACGGCGGCGGAGCTGGTTGTCGAGATCACCTCGCCGAACAACGCGAGCTTCGACCGGCTGAACAAGACGGCTGCATATGCGGAGGCAGGAGTCCCGCTGTACCTCCTCATCGATCGCTTCGCTCCTCCCGGGCCTACGGTCACGCTGTTCGGGGAGCCGGAGGACGCCGTCTACCAGGAACTCCAGGCGGTGAAGTTCGGGGAGGACATCCACCTGCCGGAGCCCTTCGGCCTCACCATCGACACCAGCGTGTTCCCCTTCGGCCCCTGA
- a CDS encoding DUF2945 domain-containing protein, producing the protein MAKKKDDFGKGDKVTWRSHGSEAVGKVEKKITRRTEEAGRTVDASPDAPQYKVRSDKSGGSAVHKPGALKKKRS; encoded by the coding sequence ATGGCCAAGAAGAAGGACGACTTCGGCAAGGGCGACAAGGTCACCTGGAGAAGCCACGGCAGCGAGGCCGTCGGCAAGGTGGAGAAGAAGATCACCCGGCGCACGGAGGAAGCGGGCCGCACGGTGGACGCCTCCCCGGACGCCCCGCAGTACAAGGTCCGCAGCGACAAGTCCGGCGGCTCGGCCGTGCACAAGCCCGGGGCTTTGAAGAAGAAGCGGTCCTGA
- a CDS encoding thymidine phosphorylase, translating to MDVISVIRAKRDKQELTPEQIDWVIDAYTRGEVAHEQMSALAMAIFLNGMNRTEIARWTAAMIASGERMDFSTLARPTADKHSTGGVGDKITLPLAPLVAACGAAVPQLSGRGLGHTGGTLDKLESIPGWRALLSNAEMMDVLDRVGSVICAAGDGLAPADKKLYALRDVTGTVEAIPLIASSIMSKKIAEGTGSLVLDVKVGSGAFMKNIEDARELATTMVELGTDHGVRTSALLTDMSTPLGLTAGNALEVRESVEVLAGGGPADVVELTLALAREMLDAAGLKDADPAKALADGSAMDHWRRMIQAQGGDPDAPLPVAREQHTVNAASSGVLTTLDAYAVGVSAWRLGAGRARKEDPVQAGAGIELHAKPGDEVKEGQPLLTLHTDTPEKLPYALEALDGGVLIAPPGTDFTPRPVVLDRIG from the coding sequence ATGGACGTCATCTCGGTCATCCGCGCGAAGCGCGACAAGCAGGAGCTGACCCCCGAGCAGATCGACTGGGTCATCGACGCCTATACGCGCGGCGAGGTCGCCCACGAGCAGATGTCGGCCCTGGCGATGGCGATCTTCCTCAACGGCATGAACCGTACGGAGATCGCCCGCTGGACCGCCGCCATGATCGCTTCCGGCGAGCGGATGGACTTCTCCACGCTGGCCCGCCCGACCGCGGACAAGCACTCCACCGGCGGCGTCGGCGACAAGATCACACTGCCGCTCGCGCCCCTCGTCGCCGCCTGCGGCGCGGCCGTGCCGCAGCTCTCCGGCCGCGGCCTCGGCCACACCGGCGGCACCCTCGACAAGCTGGAGTCCATCCCCGGCTGGCGGGCGCTGCTGTCCAACGCCGAGATGATGGACGTACTGGACCGCGTCGGCTCCGTCATCTGCGCGGCAGGCGACGGCCTGGCCCCCGCCGACAAGAAGCTCTACGCGCTGCGCGACGTCACCGGCACCGTCGAGGCCATCCCGCTCATCGCCTCCTCGATCATGTCCAAGAAGATCGCCGAGGGCACCGGCTCGCTCGTCCTGGACGTCAAGGTCGGCTCCGGCGCCTTCATGAAGAACATCGAGGACGCCCGGGAACTGGCCACCACCATGGTCGAACTCGGCACCGACCACGGCGTACGGACCTCCGCCCTGCTCACCGACATGTCCACCCCGCTCGGCCTGACCGCGGGCAACGCCCTCGAAGTCCGCGAGTCGGTGGAGGTCCTGGCCGGCGGCGGCCCGGCCGACGTCGTCGAACTCACCCTGGCCCTCGCCCGCGAAATGCTCGACGCGGCGGGCCTGAAGGACGCCGACCCGGCCAAGGCCCTCGCCGACGGCTCCGCCATGGACCACTGGCGCCGCATGATCCAGGCCCAGGGCGGCGACCCCGACGCGCCGCTGCCCGTCGCCCGCGAGCAGCACACCGTCAACGCCGCCTCCTCCGGCGTCCTGACCACCCTCGACGCGTACGCCGTGGGCGTCTCCGCCTGGCGCCTGGGCGCGGGCCGCGCCCGCAAGGAGGACCCGGTCCAGGCGGGCGCGGGCATCGAACTCCACGCCAAGCCCGGCGACGAGGTCAAGGAGGGCCAGCCTCTGCTCACCCTCCACACCGACACCCCCGAGAAGCTCCCCTACGCCCTCGAAGCCCTCGACGGCGGCGTCCTCATCGCCCCGCCCGGCACGGACTTCACGCCGCGCCCGGTGGTGCTGGACCGCATCGGCTGA
- a CDS encoding cytidine deaminase — protein sequence MTGNGQVHDGRVPVDWDKLREAARDAMSRAYAPYSGYPVGAAALADDGRTVVGCNVENASYGLGLCAECGLVSALAATGGGQLTAFTCVDGQGELLVPCGRCRQLLYEHGGPDLLIDGGDAGVRRLSDLLPDAFGPQHLAR from the coding sequence ATGACGGGCAATGGGCAGGTGCACGACGGCCGGGTGCCGGTCGACTGGGACAAGCTCCGCGAGGCGGCCCGGGATGCGATGTCCCGGGCGTACGCCCCGTACTCCGGCTACCCGGTCGGTGCGGCGGCCCTGGCCGACGACGGGCGTACGGTCGTCGGCTGCAACGTCGAGAACGCCTCGTACGGACTGGGCCTGTGCGCCGAATGCGGCCTGGTGTCCGCGCTGGCCGCCACCGGCGGCGGCCAGCTGACCGCCTTCACCTGTGTGGACGGCCAGGGCGAGCTGCTGGTCCCGTGCGGCCGCTGCCGCCAGCTGCTGTACGAGCACGGCGGCCCGGACCTCCTCATCGACGGCGGGGACGCGGGCGTACGGCGCCTGAGCGACCTGCTGCCCGACGCGTTCGGCCCCCAGCACCTGGCCCGTTAG
- a CDS encoding ABC transporter permease has translation MSTELKPAARPGASASGGGRRKLTYPVILLIVAGAIVAVSVLRAVTGTNDLTSAGQFSAALAAATSIGLAGLGGLWAERAGVVNIGLEGMMMLGSFAAGWVGWQHGPWAAAAIGILGGALGGLVHAIATVTFGVDHIVSGVAVNILALGATQYLATLWFGAEGSAAMKAGGNDKQSPPMADMPTFSIPGLSDWLQTVENHHWFLVSDVAGVLGGLVTNVSWLTVLAVLLFVGTFYLLWRSSFGLRLRSCGEAPVSAESLGVNVYTYKYAAVLVSGALAGLGGAFLSIGTHFYQDGQTGGRGYIGLATMIFGNWRPGGVAMGAGLFGFMDAMQLRSGGPTVHALLLGLAALLAVLALFRLRAAKRAQAAVSGAAAVLLVLWYFAADVVPLELVEASPYIATLLVLALFAQRLRPPKANGKPYRRGQGT, from the coding sequence GTGAGTACGGAACTCAAGCCCGCGGCCCGGCCCGGCGCCAGCGCGTCGGGCGGCGGTCGCCGCAAGCTGACCTACCCGGTCATCCTGCTGATCGTCGCCGGGGCGATCGTCGCGGTGTCCGTGCTGCGCGCGGTCACCGGCACCAACGACCTGACCTCCGCCGGACAGTTCAGCGCGGCGCTCGCCGCCGCCACCTCGATCGGCCTGGCCGGCCTCGGCGGCCTGTGGGCCGAGCGGGCCGGTGTGGTCAACATCGGCCTCGAAGGCATGATGATGCTCGGCTCGTTCGCGGCCGGCTGGGTCGGCTGGCAGCACGGCCCGTGGGCCGCCGCGGCCATCGGCATCCTCGGCGGCGCGCTCGGCGGCCTGGTGCACGCCATCGCCACCGTCACCTTCGGCGTCGACCACATCGTCTCCGGTGTCGCCGTCAACATCCTGGCGCTGGGCGCGACGCAGTACCTGGCCACGCTCTGGTTCGGCGCCGAGGGCAGCGCGGCGATGAAGGCGGGCGGCAACGACAAGCAGTCGCCGCCGATGGCCGACATGCCGACGTTCAGCATCCCGGGCCTCTCGGACTGGCTCCAGACGGTCGAGAACCACCACTGGTTCCTCGTCTCCGACGTGGCCGGCGTCCTCGGCGGCCTGGTCACCAACGTCTCCTGGCTCACCGTGCTGGCCGTCCTGCTCTTCGTCGGCACCTTCTACCTGCTGTGGCGCTCGTCCTTCGGCCTGCGCCTGCGCTCCTGCGGCGAGGCGCCGGTCTCGGCGGAGTCGCTGGGCGTCAACGTCTACACGTACAAGTACGCGGCGGTGCTGGTCTCCGGCGCGCTGGCCGGGCTCGGCGGCGCGTTCCTGTCCATCGGCACGCACTTCTACCAGGACGGCCAGACCGGCGGCCGCGGCTACATCGGCCTGGCCACGATGATCTTCGGCAACTGGCGGCCCGGCGGCGTCGCGATGGGCGCCGGCCTGTTCGGCTTCATGGACGCCATGCAGCTGCGCAGCGGCGGCCCGACCGTGCACGCCCTGCTGCTGGGCCTGGCCGCGCTGCTCGCCGTGCTGGCGCTGTTCCGCCTGCGCGCCGCCAAGCGCGCGCAGGCGGCGGTCTCCGGCGCCGCGGCAGTGCTCCTCGTGCTCTGGTACTTCGCGGCCGACGTGGTGCCGCTGGAGCTGGTCGAGGCCAGCCCGTACATCGCCACGCTGCTGGTGCTGGCCCTGTTCGCGCAGCGGCTGCGCCCGCCGAAGGCCAACGGCAAGCCGTACCGGCGGGGGCAGGGCACATGA